The sequence AGCCGTGCCACTTCTGCCGCGTCGGCGCCGTCACCCTTGAGGAAGAAGGCGGCGGGCCAGAACAGCACCAACGACACCGTTGTCATGGCCGCATCGCGACCGCGATTCTGGTCCTGCCGCCCGAAGGCAGCCGATGCGCGGGCCGAAACACTTTCCGCCTCGGCACGCAACTGTCCGCAGGAAAGGTTCTCGTAGAGACCCGTCGAAACATAGGCCGGCGCAATGTCCTTGGGCGGCGTGGCGCAGCCAGCCAGCATCAGGGCCAGCGCGGCGCTGGCAACCATCGTCTTGCTCATGAAAATCCCCCCATTCCCGGTAGGTTAGCCACCCGCCCAGGCGGTCGCTATCCGTAATGCTACGAAGGGTGTTGACTCGTCGTCTTAGTGTGCTACATATCTAGCACACTAGATAGGCACAACACATGGATGACTTTCACACAAGCCAGCCGATCTTCGTCCAGATCCGGCAGCGGCTGACCGAAATGATCCTGCGCGGCGCTGTGGGCGAGGGCGATGCACTGCCCTCGGTCCGCACCATCGCGGCGGATCTGTCGGTCAATCCACTGACGGTCACCAAGGCATTCGAAGCGCTGGTCGATGTGGGCGTGGTGGAAAAACGAAGGGGACTTGGGATGTTCGTCAAAGCCGGGGCGCGCGCCCAATTGCTCGCGCATGAGCGGGAGAAGTTTCTGCGGGAAGACTGGCCGCGCATCGCCACCCAGATCAGGGCGCTCGATCTCGATCTCAAGACACTTCTGGACACATCAACCGATGCCAAGGGGCAAAACCATGAATGAGCTTTCCCTCGCCACCGGGCCCGAAACCGTCGAGCCGATCGTCTCGGCGCGCGGACTGCGCAAGACATTCGGCCGCAAGGAAATCCTGCACGGGCTCGACTTCGATATTCCGCCCGGCCGCATCTATGGCCTGATCGGCCATAACGGCGCCGGCAAGACGACGACGCTCAACGCCATGCTGGGCCTGACCAATTGCGAAGGCACCATTCGGGTGCTGGGAGAAGACCCCTTCGCCAAGCGCGCCAAGCTGATGAACAACGTCGCCTTCATTTCCGACGTGGCCAGCCTGCCGCGGTTCCTGCGGGTGCGGGAGCTGTTTGCGCTGCTGTCCAACATCCATCCCAATTTCAGTCAGGACAAGGCGCGCAGCTTCCTCGAAGGCACCGACATCAAGCCCGAGATGAAGATCAAGCACCTGAGCAAGGGCATGATCGCCCAGTTGCACCTGGCCGTGGTGATGGCGATCGATGCCAAGCTCCTGGTGCTCGACGAGCCCACGCTTGGGCTCGACATTACCTATCGCAAGCGCTTCTACCGGCGGCTGCTGGAAGACTACATGACCGAGGAGCGCACCCTGCTCATCACCACCCACCAGGTGGACGAGATAGAGTTCATGCTCTCCGACATCATGTTCATCCGCGACGGCGAGCTGATCCTGCATATGCAGATGGAGACCGTGAACGACAAGTTCACCCAGCTTGTCGTCAACGATCCCGAGCAGCAGGCCGCTGCGCGCCAGCACAACCCGGTCTATGAGGAAACCCGCTTCGGCCAGACCGTGATGATCTTCGATGGCGTCGATCGCGCACTGCTCGAACCCTATGGCCGGCTGTCAACACCTACGCTCAGCGACCTGTTCGTGGCCTTGATGCAGCGGCCGACCGCCAACCCGGAGAGCGCTCGATGAAGGCTTTCATCGCCCTGGTCCACCGTGAGCTCATCGAGCATCGCGGGGCCTTTCTGATCGGGCCGCTGCTGCTGGTGGGGATCATTCTTGGGGTCACGATACTGGCTTTTACCGTCGGCCGCATCGACACCCGGTTTTCGGGCGACATGCTGAATGTGTCGACCATCGCGATCCCGTTTTTCGGCTCGCTCTTCCTCGGCGTCGCCTGGGGTCTCTACCTGCTGGCGACCCTGTTCTTCTACTGCGCCGACGGGTTCGCCGCCGACAAGCGCAACAATGCCCTGCTGTTCTGGAAGTCGATGCCGGTCAGCGATTTCCGCATCCTGCTCGCCAAGCTGGTGGCTGCGGTCACCATTCTTCCAGGCGCAGTTTTTGCGGTGGTGCTTTTGAGCATGGCGCTCATGCTGGGTACGGCACAGATCACCATGCTGTTCAGCGGCCTTCCGATGGGCTTTGGCTTTGCCGGCCTCTGGCAGGTGTTCTGGAACGTGGCACTGATCGAACTGGTGCAACTGGCGGCGTCCCTGCTGTGGTACCTGCCCTTCATGGCCCTGGTTGGCGCCATGGCCACTGTGGTCGGTCGCTGGGCGATCCCCGGCGCTCTCCTGCTCCCGGCCTTGGCGTCGACGCTGGAATGGGTGACGCTGGGCGGCACACATCCCTTTGCCACCCGCACATGGAATTATCTGACCTACCGCATGACCGTTCCTGAATCGCGGATGGTCGACCACTGGATGCAGGGCAACCCGATGACCGTGGATGTATCGGCCGGGCTTGCCTATGCGTCCGACCTGATCGCCCTCCTCGATTGGACGCAGGTTGGCATTGGCGCAGTATTCGCCGTGGCGGTGATCTACCTGGCCAGCGAATATCGCCGGCGCAGCAACGACAATTGACCTTTGGCTGACCTCCAGGCCACTGTCGCCGCCGCATCCCCGGATGCGGCGGTTTCTTGTTGTCGGAGCATCCATGCAGGCCCTTGTCGTTCTTGCCCATCCCCTGGGTGACAGCCTCTGCGCCCACCTGGCGCGTGAAGCCATCGACGCGCTCCGCGCCCGCGGCGCCAGGGTCGACGTGCTCGACCTCTATGCCGAGGACTTCCAGCCGGCGCTGACCGCCGCCGAGCGCCGCCTGCATTACGCGACGCCCGAGCCCGGCCCCGAAATCGTCGCCTTGCAACAGCGGCTGGCCAATGCCGATACGCTGGTGCTGGTCTTTCCCACCTGGTGGTTTTCCATGCCGGCGATCCTCAAGGGATGGTTCGATCGGGTCTGGGCGCCCAAATTCGCCTTCGAGCATGGCACGCCGATCAGGCCGTTGCTGACCGGGCTCAAGTCGTGCCTCGTGGTCACGACGCTGGGGTCGCCTTGGTGGATCGACCGGATCGTGATGCGTCAGCCGGTCAAGCGCGTGCTCAAGCTGGGGCTGGTCTTTGCCTGCGCGCCCCAGGCGCGGTTCGACATGCTGTCGTTCCCTGCGGCGGAAACGGCGGACAAGCGGCAGGTTGAGCGCTTTGTGGGGCGGATGCGCAAGGCGATCGGGCAGCTCTGAGCTGTTGATGCGTCCATATGCACGCCTCTGGACAACGCCACCTTCGCCCCGTCTTATCCCCTCATGACAGACGCCCGATTCCCCGATGTGATGCTGCTGGCCGCAGGCCTGGGCACGCGGTTGCGGCCGATCACCGAGGCGATCCCAAAGCCGCTGGTGCCGGTGGCCGGGGTGCCGCTGATCGAGCGCATCATGGGCAATGCGCGGGCCGAGGGGGCAAAGCGGT comes from Devosia oryziradicis and encodes:
- a CDS encoding GntR family transcriptional regulator, encoding MDDFHTSQPIFVQIRQRLTEMILRGAVGEGDALPSVRTIAADLSVNPLTVTKAFEALVDVGVVEKRRGLGMFVKAGARAQLLAHEREKFLREDWPRIATQIRALDLDLKTLLDTSTDAKGQNHE
- a CDS encoding ABC transporter ATP-binding protein, giving the protein MNELSLATGPETVEPIVSARGLRKTFGRKEILHGLDFDIPPGRIYGLIGHNGAGKTTTLNAMLGLTNCEGTIRVLGEDPFAKRAKLMNNVAFISDVASLPRFLRVRELFALLSNIHPNFSQDKARSFLEGTDIKPEMKIKHLSKGMIAQLHLAVVMAIDAKLLVLDEPTLGLDITYRKRFYRRLLEDYMTEERTLLITTHQVDEIEFMLSDIMFIRDGELILHMQMETVNDKFTQLVVNDPEQQAAARQHNPVYEETRFGQTVMIFDGVDRALLEPYGRLSTPTLSDLFVALMQRPTANPESAR
- a CDS encoding NAD(P)H-dependent oxidoreductase, yielding MQALVVLAHPLGDSLCAHLAREAIDALRARGARVDVLDLYAEDFQPALTAAERRLHYATPEPGPEIVALQQRLANADTLVLVFPTWWFSMPAILKGWFDRVWAPKFAFEHGTPIRPLLTGLKSCLVVTTLGSPWWIDRIVMRQPVKRVLKLGLVFACAPQARFDMLSFPAAETADKRQVERFVGRMRKAIGQL